In Octopus bimaculoides isolate UCB-OBI-ISO-001 chromosome 5, ASM119413v2, whole genome shotgun sequence, a genomic segment contains:
- the LOC128247878 gene encoding uncharacterized protein LOC128247878 has product MLICKLGLVTCWGLDIPRWVTFSFEVNVAGADICLQENPIELQSDEIFQAGFKDGEHNVWKSNDTATKYPPLWEGAQLYFTAFLLSYLVESGFCHVTSIMSKAINQIDIVETGDLRISLTTLEENIAKLAE; this is encoded by the coding sequence ATGTTGATATGTAAGCTCGGTTTAGTGACCTGCTGGGGGTTAGATATACCACGTTGGGTGACATTTTCTTTTGAAGTTAATGTTGCTGGTGCAGATATCTGTTTGCAGGAGAATCCTATTGAATTACAgagtgatgaaatatttcaagcAGGATTTAAAGATGGAGAACATAATGTATGGAAAAGTAACGACACTGCTACAAAGTATCCACCACTCTGGGAGGGAGCGCAATTGTACTTTActgcttttcttttatcttaccTTGTTGAATCTGGTTTCTGCCATGTCACTAGCATAATGTCAAAAGCTATTAATCAAATCGACATCGTAGAAACAGGTGATCTTCGAATATCTTTGACAACGTTGGaggaaaatattgcaaaactagCTGAGTAA